The Streptomyces sp. Alt3 genome has a segment encoding these proteins:
- a CDS encoding Na+/H+ antiporter — protein sequence MDALPLVALVAASAAVAGAARRTPVPAPLLLVAAGLLASYLPGVPDYTLDAHIVLPLLLPPLLYTAAVDSSYLDLRANLRPVALLSVGYVLFATFAVGWLAYLLVPGLPLTAALVLGAVIAPPDAVTAAAIARRVGLPARVTTILQGESLVNDATAITAFKVVLAAAVGEGMSWSEGIGEFLLAAVGGVGVGLLLMVPLHWLRTHLKEALLQNTLSLLIPFVAYAAAERVHASGVLAVVVVALYLGHRSWQVDFATRLQEAAVWKMVAFVLESAVFALIGLQLPFVLRELGAYSVLDAFRYAVLVFVAVVVVRFVWVYPASYLPQRFSARVREREGPMPWTSPLIVGWAGMRGVVSLAIAFSIPAVTHDGEDFPARNLVLFLTFTTVIGTLVVQGLSLPLLVRVLKLPGRDVRAETLAEAQAQSEASTVADERLDALLADPRNALPDPLTQRLRTVMERRRNAVWERLGRPNPVTGESADDTYRRLAREMIAAEREVFVRLRDERRIDDEMLRALLRRLDLEEAAAYRESDGDTS from the coding sequence ATGGACGCATTGCCGCTGGTGGCGCTCGTCGCGGCAAGCGCGGCGGTCGCGGGGGCAGCCCGCCGGACACCGGTGCCCGCCCCGCTGCTGCTGGTCGCCGCGGGGCTGCTGGCCTCGTACCTGCCGGGAGTGCCGGACTACACGCTTGACGCGCACATCGTGCTGCCCCTGCTGTTGCCGCCGCTGCTGTACACGGCGGCGGTCGACAGCTCGTACCTGGACCTGCGGGCCAACCTGCGTCCCGTCGCCCTGCTCTCCGTGGGGTACGTGCTCTTCGCGACGTTCGCGGTGGGGTGGCTGGCCTATCTCCTCGTGCCGGGCCTGCCGCTCACCGCGGCGCTGGTGCTCGGCGCCGTGATCGCCCCGCCGGACGCCGTCACCGCCGCCGCGATCGCCCGGCGGGTGGGCCTGCCCGCCCGGGTCACCACGATCCTGCAGGGCGAGTCCCTGGTGAACGACGCCACCGCGATCACCGCCTTCAAGGTGGTCCTTGCCGCGGCGGTCGGCGAGGGCATGAGCTGGAGCGAGGGGATCGGGGAGTTCCTGCTGGCCGCCGTCGGGGGTGTCGGCGTCGGCCTGCTGCTGATGGTGCCGTTGCACTGGCTGCGCACCCACCTCAAGGAGGCGCTGCTCCAGAACACCCTGTCGCTGCTGATCCCGTTCGTCGCGTACGCGGCCGCCGAGCGGGTGCACGCCTCCGGTGTGCTCGCCGTGGTCGTCGTCGCGCTCTACCTGGGGCACCGCTCCTGGCAGGTCGACTTCGCGACCCGGCTCCAGGAGGCGGCGGTCTGGAAGATGGTCGCGTTCGTCCTGGAATCCGCGGTCTTCGCGCTGATCGGGCTGCAGCTGCCCTTCGTGCTGAGGGAGCTGGGTGCCTACAGCGTGCTGGACGCCTTCCGGTACGCGGTCCTCGTGTTCGTCGCCGTGGTCGTGGTGCGCTTCGTCTGGGTGTACCCCGCGAGCTACCTGCCGCAGCGGTTCTCCGCCCGCGTCCGGGAGCGGGAGGGGCCGATGCCCTGGACATCCCCCCTGATCGTCGGCTGGGCCGGGATGCGGGGGGTCGTCTCGCTCGCCATCGCCTTCTCCATCCCCGCCGTCACGCACGACGGGGAGGACTTCCCCGCACGCAACCTGGTGCTCTTCCTGACCTTCACGACCGTCATCGGGACCCTGGTCGTCCAGGGGCTGAGCCTGCCGCTGCTGGTGCGTGTGCTGAAGCTCCCTGGGCGCGACGTGCGGGCCGAGACGCTGGCCGAGGCGCAGGCGCAGAGCGAGGCGTCCACGGTCGCCGACGAGCGGCTGGACGCCCTGCTCGCCGACCCCCGCAACGCCTTGCCCGACCCCCTCACCCAGCGGCTGCGCACCGTCATGGAACGCCGCCGCAACGCCGTGTGGGAGAGGCTCGGCCGGCCGAATCCGGTCACCGGGGAGTCGGCGGACGACACCTACCGCCGACTGGCGAGGGAGATGATCGCCGCCGAGCGCGAGGTGTTCGTGCGCCTGCGGGACGAGCGGCGGATCGACGACGAGATGCTGCGCGCCCTGCTGCGCCGGCTGGATCTGGAGGAGGCCGCCGCCTACCGGGAGTCGGACGGCGACACGTCGTGA
- a CDS encoding UBP-type zinc finger domain-containing protein — MSECLHVSELPRPEPVALDDTCPECVVAGTHPVQLRLCLVCGHVGCCDSSPLKHATAHFEATGHPVMRSFECAESWRWCFVDGSIV, encoded by the coding sequence ATGAGTGAGTGCCTGCATGTATCCGAACTGCCGCGCCCCGAGCCCGTCGCGCTCGACGACACCTGCCCGGAGTGCGTGGTGGCCGGCACCCATCCCGTGCAACTGCGGCTCTGTCTGGTCTGCGGGCACGTCGGGTGCTGCGATTCCTCGCCCCTGAAGCACGCCACGGCCCACTTCGAGGCCACCGGACATCCGGTGATGCGCAGCTTCGAATGCGCCGAGAGCTGGCGCTGGTGCTTCGTGGACGGTTCGATCGTCTGA
- a CDS encoding anti-sigma regulatory factor produces MSQIAGEPGNQDFVEVRLPAAGAYLSVLRTATAGLAARLDFTLDEIEDLRIAVDEACAILLQQAVPGSVLSCVFRLVGDSLEVTVSAPTTDGRAPERDTFAWTVLSALAGKVDSTVADDRTVSISLYKQRGAGPGPA; encoded by the coding sequence GTGTCCCAGATCGCAGGCGAGCCCGGGAACCAGGACTTCGTAGAGGTCCGGCTGCCCGCTGCGGGTGCCTACCTGTCGGTGTTGCGTACGGCCACGGCCGGTCTCGCAGCGCGCTTGGACTTCACTCTCGACGAGATCGAGGATCTTCGCATCGCGGTCGACGAGGCCTGCGCGATCCTGCTTCAGCAGGCCGTGCCGGGCTCCGTCCTCAGCTGCGTGTTCCGACTCGTCGGCGATTCCCTCGAGGTGACCGTCTCGGCCCCCACGACGGACGGCCGCGCCCCCGAGCGCGACACCTTCGCCTGGACGGTGCTCTCCGCGCTGGCCGGCAAGGTCGACTCCACGGTCGCCGACGACCGTACGGTCAGCATCAGCCTCTACAAACAGCGCGGCGCGGGACCCGGGCCGGCGTGA
- a CDS encoding RNA polymerase sigma factor SigF: MRDETIRSGAVRPAALPEQQARPHPEGGAVGADEAQGRPAPPEQPQAERAGRMSEHGHHDPHDRSGARALFVELRALPEGSVEKAELRNRLVRMHLPLVEHLARRFRNRGEPLDDLTQVATIGLIKSVDRFDPDRGVEFSTYATPTVVGEIKRHFRDKGWAVRVPRRLQELRLSLTTATAELSQQHGRSPTVHELAERLGISEEEVLEGLESANAYSTLSLDVPDTDDESPAVADTLGSEDEALEGVEYRESLKPLLEDLPPREKRILLLRFFGNMTQSQIAQEVGISQMHVSRLLARTLAQLRERLLVEE; the protein is encoded by the coding sequence GTGCGTGACGAGACGATCCGGTCGGGGGCGGTGCGCCCGGCGGCCCTGCCGGAGCAGCAGGCCAGGCCGCACCCGGAGGGCGGGGCGGTCGGCGCGGACGAGGCGCAGGGCCGTCCGGCCCCGCCTGAGCAGCCACAGGCGGAGCGGGCGGGCCGGATGAGCGAGCACGGGCACCACGATCCACACGACCGCAGTGGCGCGCGGGCACTCTTCGTCGAGCTCCGCGCGCTGCCCGAGGGTTCGGTGGAGAAGGCCGAGCTCCGCAACCGGCTGGTGCGGATGCACCTGCCGCTGGTGGAGCACCTGGCCCGCAGGTTCCGCAACCGCGGCGAGCCGCTGGACGACCTGACACAGGTCGCCACGATCGGTCTGATCAAGTCGGTGGACCGGTTCGACCCGGACCGCGGCGTCGAGTTCTCGACGTACGCGACCCCCACGGTCGTCGGCGAGATCAAGCGGCACTTCCGGGACAAGGGCTGGGCGGTGCGCGTCCCGCGGCGCCTCCAGGAGCTTCGGCTGTCGCTGACGACGGCCACCGCGGAGCTCTCCCAGCAGCACGGCCGTTCGCCCACCGTGCACGAACTGGCGGAGCGCCTGGGCATCTCCGAGGAGGAGGTCCTGGAGGGGCTGGAATCGGCCAATGCCTACAGCACGCTCTCGCTCGACGTCCCGGACACGGACGACGAGTCGCCGGCGGTCGCGGACACCCTCGGCTCCGAGGACGAGGCGCTGGAGGGCGTCGAGTACCGCGAGTCGCTCAAGCCGCTGCTCGAGGACCTCCCGCCGCGCGAGAAACGGATCCTGCTGCTGCGCTTCTTCGGCAACATGACCCAGTCGCAGATCGCGCAGGAGGTCGGCATCTCCCAGATGCACGTCTCCCGCCTGCTGGCCCGCACGCTCGCGCAGCTGCGCGAGCGGCTGCTCGTCGAGGAGTAG
- a CDS encoding diacylglycerol/lipid kinase family protein → MRALLVVNPAATTTSARTRDVLIHALASEMKIEAVTTEYRGHARDLGRRAADSDDIDLVVALGGDGTVNEVVNGLLHKGPDPEGLPSLAVVPGGSTNVFARALGIPNDAVEATGAILDALADRSERTVGLGLAAGTPGTADEAVPGRWFTFCAGLGFDAGVIGRVEQKRERGKRSTHALYVRQVLRQFMDDPHRRNGMITLDVPGQDPVTDLALSIICNTAPWTYLGNRPIYASPKASFDTALDVLGLKRLSTPAVTRYATQLLTSSPEKGPHGKHAVSLHDLTDFTLHSKAPLPFQMDGDHLGLRTSVTFTGVRRALRVIV, encoded by the coding sequence ATGCGCGCACTTCTCGTGGTCAATCCAGCTGCCACCACTACCAGTGCGCGCACCCGCGACGTACTGATCCACGCCCTCGCGAGCGAGATGAAGATCGAGGCCGTGACAACGGAGTACCGGGGGCACGCCCGGGACCTCGGGCGCCGGGCCGCCGACTCCGACGACATCGACCTGGTGGTCGCCCTCGGGGGCGACGGCACGGTGAACGAGGTGGTCAACGGCCTGCTGCACAAGGGCCCGGACCCCGAGGGCCTGCCCAGCCTGGCAGTCGTCCCCGGCGGTTCCACGAACGTCTTCGCGCGGGCCCTGGGCATCCCCAACGACGCGGTCGAGGCGACGGGCGCCATCCTGGACGCCCTCGCCGACCGCAGCGAGCGCACGGTGGGCCTGGGCCTCGCGGCCGGCACCCCGGGCACGGCGGACGAAGCGGTGCCCGGACGGTGGTTCACCTTCTGCGCGGGGCTCGGATTCGATGCCGGGGTCATCGGTCGGGTCGAACAGAAGCGTGAGCGGGGCAAGCGGTCGACCCATGCGCTGTACGTGCGCCAGGTGCTCCGGCAGTTCATGGACGACCCGCACCGGCGCAACGGGATGATCACCCTCGACGTCCCCGGCCAGGACCCGGTCACCGACCTCGCGCTGTCGATAATCTGCAACACCGCACCCTGGACCTACCTGGGGAACCGCCCGATATACGCCTCCCCGAAGGCCTCCTTCGACACCGCCCTGGACGTCCTCGGCCTCAAGCGCCTCTCCACCCCCGCCGTGACCCGGTACGCCACCCAGCTGCTCACTTCGAGCCCCGAGAAGGGGCCGCACGGCAAGCACGCCGTGTCACTCCACGACCTCACGGACTTCACCTTGCATTCAAAGGCGCCACTGCCCTTCCAGATGGACGGTGACCACCTGGGACTGCGTACGAGCGTGACGTTCACAGGCGTACGCCGTGCACTGCGTGTGATTGTGTGA
- a CDS encoding WhiB family transcriptional regulator, which produces MDWRHNAVCREEDPELFFPIGNTGPALLQIEEAKAVCRRCPVMEQCLQWALESGQDSGVWGGLSEDERRAMKRRAARNRARNASA; this is translated from the coding sequence ATGGACTGGCGTCACAACGCCGTTTGTCGTGAGGAAGACCCCGAGCTGTTCTTCCCCATCGGCAACACCGGTCCTGCGCTGCTGCAGATCGAGGAAGCCAAGGCCGTCTGCCGTCGCTGCCCCGTCATGGAGCAGTGCCTGCAGTGGGCGCTCGAGTCCGGCCAGGACTCCGGCGTCTGGGGTGGCCTCAGCGAGGACGAGCGCCGCGCAATGAAGCGCCGCGCCGCTCGCAACCGGGCGCGTAACGCCAGCGCCTGA
- a CDS encoding sensor histidine kinase produces the protein MNDLVRQHTALSDTDLEWLHLLVSEWQLLSDLSFADLVLWVPTRDGTRYVSVAQMRPNTGPTSYQDDMVGHLVPRGRRPLLDAALDEGRIVREGDPEWREEVPVRVESIPVRREGRILGVIARNTNLLTVRTPSRLELTYLQSASDLAQMIAAGTFPFPGQQVDMDASPRVGDGLIRLDADGVVQYASPNGLSAYHRLGLASDLVGHNLGATTAELAPSRGPVDEALVKVASGYAPREFEVEGAGGVIQLRAIPLKPKGVRIGSLVLLRDVTELRRRERELITKDATIREIHHRVKNNLQTVAALLRLQARRMDSERGREALNEAVRRVGSIAIVHETLSQNLDERVEFDEIADRVIAMVAEISPGKVTCRRTGRFGVLDAEVATPLSMVLTEVLQNALEHAFSVAEQGAVEVAAVRGGSSAEGRLLITVTDDGRGLPEGFDPQKAGNLGLQIVRTLVEGELGGTFGMVPAPVRGTQVVLDIPVQNDK, from the coding sequence ATGAACGACCTCGTCCGCCAGCACACCGCTCTGAGTGACACCGACCTCGAGTGGCTCCATCTGCTGGTCTCGGAGTGGCAGCTGCTCTCCGACCTGTCCTTCGCCGACCTCGTCCTGTGGGTGCCCACCCGCGACGGGACCCGCTATGTGTCCGTGGCGCAGATGCGGCCGAACACCGGCCCCACCTCCTACCAGGACGACATGGTCGGCCACCTCGTGCCGCGCGGCCGCCGGCCGCTGCTGGACGCCGCCCTGGACGAGGGGCGCATCGTGCGTGAGGGGGACCCGGAGTGGCGGGAGGAGGTGCCCGTCCGGGTCGAGTCGATCCCTGTGCGGAGGGAGGGCCGGATCCTCGGCGTCATCGCCCGCAACACCAACCTCCTCACCGTCCGCACCCCGTCGAGGCTGGAGCTCACCTATCTCCAGTCCGCCTCCGACCTGGCCCAGATGATCGCCGCGGGCACCTTCCCGTTCCCCGGTCAGCAGGTCGACATGGACGCCTCGCCGCGCGTCGGGGACGGGCTGATCAGGCTCGACGCCGACGGAGTCGTGCAGTACGCCAGCCCCAACGGCCTCTCCGCCTACCACCGGCTCGGTCTGGCCTCGGACCTCGTCGGGCACAACCTCGGCGCGACCACCGCCGAACTCGCGCCGTCACGCGGCCCGGTGGACGAGGCCCTGGTCAAGGTGGCAAGCGGCTACGCGCCGCGGGAGTTCGAGGTCGAGGGCGCCGGCGGGGTCATCCAGCTGCGTGCGATCCCGCTCAAGCCCAAGGGGGTGCGCATCGGTTCGCTGGTACTGCTCCGGGACGTCACGGAACTGCGGCGCCGTGAGCGGGAACTGATCACGAAGGACGCCACCATCCGGGAGATCCACCACCGGGTGAAGAACAACCTCCAGACAGTGGCTGCCCTGTTGCGGCTCCAGGCGCGCCGGATGGACTCGGAGCGCGGCCGTGAGGCGCTCAACGAGGCCGTGCGGCGCGTCGGTTCGATCGCCATCGTCCATGAGACGCTGTCCCAGAATCTGGACGAGCGCGTCGAGTTCGACGAGATCGCCGACCGGGTGATCGCGATGGTCGCCGAGATCTCACCCGGAAAGGTCACCTGCCGCCGGACGGGACGCTTCGGGGTCCTTGACGCGGAAGTGGCCACTCCGCTCTCGATGGTGCTCACCGAGGTGCTGCAGAACGCGCTGGAGCACGCGTTCTCCGTGGCCGAGCAGGGCGCCGTGGAGGTGGCCGCGGTACGCGGCGGTTCCTCGGCCGAGGGCCGGCTGCTGATCACGGTGACGGACGACGGGCGCGGGTTGCCCGAGGGGTTCGACCCCCAGAAGGCCGGCAACCTGGGCCTGCAGATCGTGCGGACCCTGGTCGAGGGTGAGCTGGGCGGCACGTTCGGTATGGTCCCCGCCCCGGTGCGCGGTACCCAGGTGGTGCTGGACATCCCCGTGCAGAACGACAAGTAG
- the nagB gene encoding glucosamine-6-phosphate deaminase, whose product MEVVIVPDATAGGELIAEAIAALLGRKPDALLGVATGSTPLPIYQALTAKVRSGAVDASRARICQLDEYVGLPPGHPESYRSVVLREVIEPLGLSEKSFMGPDGAAEDVQAACDAYDKALAEAGGVDLQLLGIGTDGHIGFNEPCSSLASRTRIKTLTEQTRIDNARFFDDDIEQVPRHVITQGIGTILEARHPILLATGEGKADAVARTVEGPVASVVPASALQLHPHATVVVDEAAASKLKLADYFRATFAAKPRWQGL is encoded by the coding sequence GTGGAAGTTGTCATCGTCCCGGACGCCACGGCAGGCGGCGAGCTCATCGCGGAGGCCATCGCGGCGCTGCTCGGCCGCAAGCCCGACGCCCTGCTCGGCGTTGCCACCGGCTCGACCCCGCTGCCCATCTACCAGGCCCTGACCGCGAAGGTCCGCTCCGGCGCCGTGGACGCCTCACGCGCCCGGATCTGCCAGCTCGACGAGTACGTCGGGCTGCCCCCGGGCCACCCCGAGTCGTACCGCTCGGTCGTGCTGCGCGAGGTCATCGAGCCGCTCGGTCTGTCCGAGAAGTCCTTCATGGGACCGGACGGCGCGGCCGAGGACGTCCAGGCCGCGTGCGACGCCTACGACAAGGCACTCGCCGAGGCGGGGGGCGTGGACCTCCAGCTGCTCGGCATCGGCACCGACGGGCACATCGGCTTCAACGAGCCCTGCTCCTCGCTCGCCTCGCGCACCCGCATCAAGACGCTGACCGAGCAGACGCGGATCGACAACGCCCGCTTCTTCGACGACGACATCGAGCAGGTGCCCCGCCACGTCATCACCCAGGGCATCGGCACGATCCTGGAGGCACGCCACCCGATCCTGCTCGCCACCGGCGAGGGCAAGGCCGACGCGGTGGCCCGGACGGTCGAGGGCCCGGTCGCCTCGGTCGTACCGGCCTCCGCGCTGCAGCTGCACCCGCACGCCACGGTCGTCGTGGACGAGGCGGCGGCGTCGAAGCTGAAGCTCGCGGACTACTTCCGCGCGACCTTCGCGGCGAAGCCGCGGTGGCAGGGCCTGTAG
- a CDS encoding glycoside hydrolase family 3 protein, translating to MTTLVSTTDTVTRDALAVLQPGFTGTTAPDWLLRRVGEGLASVGLFGRNIHSPEQLAALTARLRAERDDVLVAIDEEGGDVTRLEVRNGSSFPGNLALGAVDDVDLTRAVARELGRRLAECGVNLNWAPSADVNSNPGNPVIGVRSFGAGTGLVARHTAAYVEGLQAAGVAACTKHFPGHGDTAVDSHHALPRIDVDLDTLHARELVPFRAAVAAGSKAVMSAHILLPALDPTRPATLSPQILTGLLRQELGYEGLIVTDGMEMDAIAGTYGIERGSVLAIAAGADAICVGGGLADEDTVLRLRDALVAAVRSGQLPEERLADAAARVRALASWTQGVRGAAPEPGAEEQEGTAPGAGAGIGLVAARRAVTVTGTAEPLDEPAYVAAFTPVANIAVGDETPWGVAAELSRILPGTETGTYGSGSVSPAAEVLGAAGERRIVAVVRDVHRHGWMSEALDELLQARPDTVVVEMGLPVAPPRGALHVATHGAARVCGIAAAEAITGTGA from the coding sequence ATGACCACCCTCGTATCCACCACGGACACCGTCACCCGCGACGCGCTCGCCGTCCTCCAGCCGGGCTTCACCGGCACGACCGCCCCGGACTGGCTCCTGCGCAGGGTCGGCGAAGGCCTGGCCTCCGTCGGGCTGTTCGGGCGGAACATCCACTCGCCCGAGCAACTCGCCGCGCTCACGGCCCGGCTGCGGGCCGAGCGGGACGACGTGCTCGTCGCGATCGACGAGGAGGGCGGCGACGTCACCCGGCTGGAGGTCCGCAACGGCTCCTCCTTCCCCGGCAACCTCGCCCTCGGCGCCGTGGACGACGTGGACCTCACCCGGGCCGTCGCCCGCGAACTCGGCCGCCGGCTCGCCGAGTGCGGGGTCAACCTCAACTGGGCGCCGTCCGCCGACGTCAACTCCAACCCGGGGAACCCGGTCATCGGCGTACGCTCCTTCGGCGCCGGCACCGGGCTCGTCGCACGGCACACCGCCGCCTACGTCGAGGGTCTCCAGGCCGCCGGTGTCGCCGCGTGCACCAAGCACTTCCCGGGGCACGGCGACACGGCGGTCGACTCGCACCACGCGCTGCCGCGCATCGACGTGGACCTGGACACGTTGCACGCCCGTGAGCTGGTGCCCTTCCGGGCCGCCGTCGCAGCGGGTTCCAAAGCGGTGATGAGCGCCCATATCCTGCTTCCCGCACTGGACCCGACCCGGCCGGCGACCCTGAGCCCGCAGATCCTCACCGGTCTGCTCCGCCAGGAACTGGGCTACGAGGGGCTGATCGTCACCGACGGCATGGAGATGGACGCCATCGCCGGCACCTACGGCATCGAGCGCGGATCCGTCCTCGCCATCGCCGCGGGCGCCGACGCCATCTGTGTCGGCGGCGGGCTGGCCGACGAGGACACGGTGCTGCGGCTGCGCGACGCCCTGGTGGCAGCGGTGCGCAGCGGCCAACTGCCCGAGGAGCGGCTCGCCGACGCGGCCGCACGTGTACGGGCCCTCGCGTCCTGGACGCAGGGGGTCAGGGGGGCTGCCCCGGAGCCGGGCGCGGAGGAGCAGGAGGGGACCGCGCCCGGCGCCGGAGCCGGCATCGGACTGGTCGCCGCCCGCCGGGCCGTGACGGTCACGGGCACCGCCGAGCCGCTGGACGAACCGGCGTACGTCGCGGCCTTCACCCCGGTCGCCAACATCGCCGTCGGCGACGAGACCCCGTGGGGTGTCGCGGCCGAGCTGTCCCGGATCCTGCCCGGCACGGAGACGGGGACCTACGGCAGCGGGAGTGTGTCGCCTGCCGCCGAGGTGCTGGGTGCGGCGGGGGAGCGGCGCATCGTCGCCGTGGTCCGTGACGTCCACCGTCACGGGTGGATGAGCGAGGCGCTGGACGAGTTGCTCCAGGCGCGCCCCGACACCGTCGTGGTCGAGATGGGCCTGCCCGTGGCGCCGCCCCGGGGCGCGCTGCACGTCGCCACGCACGGCGCCGCACGGGTCTGCGGGATCGCGGCCGCGGAGGCGATCACCGGCACGGGTGCCTGA
- a CDS encoding carbohydrate ABC transporter permease, giving the protein MSASTPTNAPAQVLRPDRRRNRLGYNILALVTAALMAFPVYWLIVSSLRPNHEIRSYDQTLWPSSLTFDNFARAVKQDNFATAIQSSLIVSVTAVVGGMIIATLAALAIGRFRFFGRKALMMIMILVQMLPPTAMLIPIYLQLNALGGIDEYWGLIVVYLVSTLPFATIMIRGFVINIPVELEESAMVDGCTRMGAFRRVIFPLLAPGLAAASIFALVNAWNEYLFAYILINDNSKYTLNVWLMTFTTERGTDYGALMAASTLISIPVVIFFMIIQGKMATGLTSGAVKG; this is encoded by the coding sequence ATGAGCGCCTCCACGCCCACGAACGCGCCGGCCCAGGTCCTGCGGCCCGACCGCAGGAGGAACCGCCTCGGCTACAACATCCTGGCGCTGGTCACGGCCGCGCTGATGGCCTTCCCGGTCTACTGGCTGATCGTCAGTTCGCTGCGCCCCAACCACGAGATCCGGTCCTACGACCAGACGCTGTGGCCGTCCTCCCTCACCTTCGACAACTTCGCGCGCGCGGTGAAGCAGGACAACTTCGCCACCGCGATCCAGTCGAGCCTCATCGTCTCGGTGACCGCCGTCGTCGGCGGGATGATCATCGCGACGCTCGCGGCACTCGCCATCGGACGCTTCCGCTTCTTCGGGCGGAAGGCGCTGATGATGATCATGATCCTGGTCCAGATGCTGCCGCCGACCGCGATGCTGATCCCGATCTACCTCCAGCTCAACGCGCTGGGAGGCATCGACGAGTACTGGGGACTCATCGTCGTCTACCTGGTCTCGACGCTGCCCTTCGCGACCATCATGATCCGCGGATTCGTGATCAACATCCCCGTGGAGCTCGAGGAGTCCGCGATGGTGGACGGCTGCACCCGCATGGGGGCCTTCCGCCGGGTCATCTTCCCGCTGCTGGCGCCGGGGCTCGCCGCCGCGTCCATCTTCGCGCTGGTCAACGCCTGGAACGAGTACCTCTTCGCCTACATCCTGATCAACGACAACTCCAAGTACACGCTCAACGTGTGGCTGATGACGTTCACGACGGAACGCGGTACGGACTACGGCGCACTGATGGCGGCCTCCACGCTCATCTCCATCCCGGTCGTCATCTTCTTCATGATCATTCAGGGGAAGATGGCTACGGGGCTCACCTCCGGCGCCGTGAAGGGATAA
- a CDS encoding carbohydrate ABC transporter permease, whose protein sequence is MTAADTKAAGPPVPVPRVPEKTGISPSGQEADGPRPKKRRKKGELLPYFLILPAILAIAAVYVYPLIKTVIMSFQDLGRAALWGNGETPWVGFEQFTNILGDPEFWAVVGRTVVFMTICVVLTMGIGLLIALMMLKVSTWVRLVLTVALIAAWSMPLMVAASVFRWLSDSDYGLINTLLADITGDEDRWLGHNWFLDPWQGFGIITLLVVWGAIPFVVITMYAALTQVPKELEEAASLDGATAFGVYRFVTWPVIKPVFTMVATLSVIWDFNVFGQIWLLRGNKPEPEYETLGLYSFSKAFESTSFSQGSAIALITVLMLSGVAVYYLRQLIKTGEVE, encoded by the coding sequence GTGACTGCTGCCGACACCAAGGCCGCCGGTCCACCGGTACCCGTACCGCGTGTCCCGGAGAAGACCGGGATCTCACCCTCCGGACAGGAAGCTGACGGGCCCCGCCCGAAGAAGCGGCGGAAGAAGGGGGAGCTCCTCCCCTATTTCCTGATCCTGCCGGCGATCCTGGCGATCGCCGCCGTCTATGTCTACCCGCTGATCAAGACCGTGATCATGTCCTTCCAGGACCTGGGGCGGGCGGCCCTCTGGGGCAACGGCGAGACCCCGTGGGTCGGCTTCGAGCAGTTCACCAACATCCTCGGTGACCCGGAGTTCTGGGCGGTAGTCGGCAGAACCGTCGTCTTCATGACCATCTGTGTCGTGCTGACCATGGGCATCGGCCTGCTGATCGCCCTGATGATGCTGAAGGTCTCCACCTGGGTGCGGCTCGTCCTCACGGTGGCACTGATCGCAGCCTGGTCCATGCCGCTCATGGTCGCCGCCTCGGTCTTCCGCTGGCTCTCGGACTCCGACTACGGCCTGATCAACACCCTGCTCGCCGACATCACCGGCGACGAGGACCGGTGGCTCGGCCACAACTGGTTCCTCGACCCCTGGCAGGGCTTCGGCATCATCACGCTCCTGGTCGTCTGGGGCGCCATCCCGTTCGTCGTGATCACGATGTACGCGGCCCTCACCCAGGTCCCCAAGGAGCTGGAGGAGGCGGCCTCCCTCGACGGAGCCACCGCGTTCGGCGTCTACCGCTTCGTCACCTGGCCCGTCATCAAGCCGGTCTTCACGATGGTCGCCACCCTCTCGGTCATCTGGGACTTCAACGTGTTCGGCCAGATCTGGCTGCTGCGCGGCAACAAGCCCGAACCCGAGTACGAGACCCTCGGCCTCTACTCCTTCTCCAAGGCGTTCGAGTCCACCTCCTTCAGCCAGGGCAGCGCGATCGCACTGATCACCGTCCTGATGCTCTCCGGCGTCGCCGTGTACTACCTGCGCCAGCTGATCAAGACGGGAGAGGTCGAATGA